From Sediminispirochaeta bajacaliforniensis DSM 16054, the proteins below share one genomic window:
- the ruvA gene encoding Holliday junction branch migration protein RuvA: MIESLTGTITGRQGTVLFLSTGAIEWVLEATSSAAMKFASSKETVQIPVHLIHREDAMLLFAFASKKERNLFRELLKVSGIGPKQAVRILSGMEADRFIAALENEDVDLLSSIPGVGKKSAGKIILALRGKLTPAEEEGEAGDESLPFKELVEALNGMGFDRKLAEKALKAALNELEPERFEHDHEKLERELFRAAIVRLSS; encoded by the coding sequence ATGATAGAGAGCTTGACGGGCACGATAACGGGAAGGCAGGGTACCGTGCTCTTTTTATCCACCGGGGCAATCGAATGGGTCCTTGAAGCCACCTCATCGGCTGCAATGAAATTTGCCTCCTCAAAGGAAACCGTACAAATTCCTGTTCACCTTATCCATCGTGAAGATGCCATGTTGCTCTTTGCTTTTGCATCAAAAAAGGAACGGAACCTTTTTCGCGAGCTTTTAAAGGTATCGGGGATAGGTCCCAAACAAGCAGTAAGGATTTTATCGGGGATGGAAGCCGACCGTTTTATCGCCGCCCTTGAAAACGAAGATGTGGATCTGCTTTCCTCCATCCCCGGAGTCGGGAAAAAGAGTGCGGGGAAGATTATTCTCGCCCTTCGTGGTAAGCTTACGCCTGCGGAAGAAGAGGGGGAAGCAGGAGATGAGAGCCTTCCCTTCAAGGAGCTTGTGGAAGCCCTTAACGGTATGGGATTCGATCGTAAGCTTGCAGAAAAGGCTTTAAAGGCGGCTTTGAACGAATTAGAGCCCGAGCGCTTTGAACATGATCATGAAAAGCTTGAACGAGAGCTCTTTAGGGCGGCAATTGTGAGGCTAAGCAGCTAA
- the ruvB gene encoding Holliday junction branch migration DNA helicase RuvB, translated as MSDNNPDSFLEAEYREEDALEGRLRPQRLKEFQGQRALKENLSVFISAAKERQESLDHVFLSGPPGLGKTTLAGILANEMGAEFKVTSAPALEKPKDLAGILTTLGEGNVFFIDEVHRLKPALEEMLYIAMEDFEIDWIVGQGPAARTIRIPLPPFTLIGATTKAGQVTGPLFSRFGITVRMDFYTEADLKAIIARSASILSVSIGEDAVAAIAQCSRGTPRVANRLLRRMRDFAQILGNGSIDAGIVSEGLRRLEIDHFGLEKHDREILRTIIEQYDGGPVGAETLAISVGEAVESLEDFYEPFLIQRGFLQRTPRGRTATPLAYRHLGIDPNTGRSKKVEDQRFLF; from the coding sequence ATGTCCGATAATAATCCAGACTCCTTTCTTGAAGCCGAGTATCGCGAAGAGGATGCCCTTGAGGGACGACTTCGTCCTCAGCGGCTGAAGGAGTTTCAGGGGCAACGGGCCCTTAAAGAAAATCTTTCGGTTTTTATATCGGCGGCAAAGGAACGGCAGGAAAGCCTGGATCATGTTTTTCTTTCAGGTCCCCCGGGACTGGGTAAAACGACCCTTGCCGGAATTCTCGCCAATGAGATGGGAGCCGAATTCAAGGTAACCAGCGCTCCGGCCCTGGAGAAGCCCAAGGACCTCGCAGGTATTCTCACCACCCTTGGCGAGGGTAATGTTTTTTTTATCGATGAGGTGCACAGGCTCAAACCGGCCCTCGAAGAGATGCTTTACATTGCCATGGAGGATTTCGAGATTGATTGGATTGTGGGGCAGGGCCCCGCGGCCCGGACCATACGGATTCCTCTTCCGCCCTTTACCCTTATCGGAGCCACTACGAAAGCGGGACAGGTAACAGGGCCCCTCTTCTCCCGTTTCGGCATCACGGTCAGAATGGACTTCTATACCGAGGCGGATTTAAAGGCCATCATCGCCCGTTCCGCATCGATTTTGTCGGTTTCGATCGGCGAAGATGCGGTTGCCGCCATCGCACAATGCTCACGAGGAACGCCGAGGGTCGCCAATCGATTACTTCGAAGAATGCGTGATTTCGCCCAGATCCTTGGAAACGGTTCTATCGATGCCGGAATCGTATCAGAAGGCTTGAGGCGGCTGGAGATCGACCATTTCGGGCTCGAAAAGCATGACAGAGAAATCTTACGTACCATTATCGAACAGTACGACGGAGGACCTGTGGGTGCTGAAACCCTGGCCATCAGCGTCGGCGAGGCAGTGGAAAGCCTTGAAGACTTTTACGAGCCATTTCTTATCCAACGAGGCTTCCTCCAGCGTACTCCCCGGGGAAGAACGGCGACTCCTCTTGCTTATCGACATCTTGGTATAGACCCAAACACAGGAAGGAGTAAGAAGGTTGAAGACCAGCGATTTCTCTTTTGA
- the queA gene encoding tRNA preQ1(34) S-adenosylmethionine ribosyltransferase-isomerase QueA: MKTSDFSFDLPEELIAQTPSKKRGASRMLVVDRKSGTFRHLHTSDFPEIVEDDVLLVINDSKVRKARLFGSSETGGTVEFLLLHPDSQDQCLWTAMVSKAKKQRPGKRFLFPQGIEGIIEAAHGDSTGPYRRVRFSVPIDDAYFEVNGHIPLPPYIRREDTELDEERYQTVYAQHPGSVAAPTAGLHFTEETFTALKNRSVPVARLTLHVGLGTFLPVRSEEITDHEMHRERYEISQDAADTINRAKHDGRKIVAVGTTSVRTLESAWDTENGCIRAGSAETQLFIYPGYTFKVVDRLFTNFHTPKSTLLMLVSAFAGKALIDAAYAEALKERYRFFSYGDAMYIQ, translated from the coding sequence TTGAAGACCAGCGATTTCTCTTTTGATCTTCCCGAAGAATTAATAGCACAAACCCCGTCGAAAAAGAGGGGGGCAAGCAGGATGCTGGTCGTCGACCGAAAAAGCGGAACCTTTCGTCACCTCCACACCTCGGATTTTCCGGAGATTGTGGAAGATGATGTCTTGCTTGTTATAAACGATTCAAAGGTTCGTAAAGCACGCTTATTCGGCAGCTCCGAGACCGGGGGAACGGTTGAATTTCTCCTCCTTCATCCCGATTCCCAGGATCAGTGTCTTTGGACTGCAATGGTCTCAAAGGCAAAAAAGCAGCGTCCCGGCAAGCGTTTCCTGTTTCCTCAAGGCATAGAAGGTATCATCGAGGCCGCGCACGGGGACAGCACAGGGCCGTATCGTCGGGTCCGTTTTTCCGTCCCCATAGATGATGCATATTTCGAGGTCAACGGCCATATTCCCTTGCCGCCCTATATAAGAAGGGAAGATACCGAACTGGATGAGGAGCGCTACCAAACCGTCTATGCACAGCATCCAGGATCGGTAGCGGCCCCTACAGCGGGCTTACACTTTACCGAGGAAACCTTTACGGCCTTGAAAAACCGCTCTGTCCCCGTGGCCCGGCTAACGCTTCATGTGGGCCTCGGGACCTTTCTCCCTGTCCGCAGCGAAGAGATTACCGATCACGAAATGCACCGTGAGCGTTATGAGATTTCCCAAGATGCAGCCGATACGATTAATAGAGCGAAGCACGACGGGCGAAAGATCGTTGCGGTGGGAACCACATCGGTCAGGACCCTTGAATCTGCCTGGGATACCGAAAATGGCTGCATACGGGCAGGAAGTGCCGAAACACAGCTGTTCATCTACCCCGGTTATACCTTCAAGGTGGTAGATCGCCTTTTTACCAATTTTCATACCCCGAAGTCGACGCTCCTGATGCTGGTCAGCGCCTTTGCCGGAAAAGCGTTGATAGATGCCGCCTATGCCGAGGCATTGAAAGAGCGATATCGTTTTTTCAGCTATGGTGATGCAATGTATATTCAATAG
- the tmk gene encoding dTMP kinase, with product MKEQKILSGYTVFEGLDGAGTTTQALLLADRCKLKGKAVQLTFEPTASEIGVVIRKVLAGQLPYHPETLARLFVADRYEHLFGKGGILSWLDKHIAVIGDRYLFSSLAYQSLDVDFDIVYEINSIFPLPERLIYIDLAPEECERRMSDRDQRDIFETLALQERVRERYEHTLDLYAKRRMKIHRLDGTLAKEVLAEKVWSIVRDGR from the coding sequence ATGAAAGAGCAGAAAATTCTTAGCGGATACACGGTATTCGAGGGCCTCGATGGAGCCGGAACCACTACTCAAGCCTTACTCCTTGCCGATCGCTGTAAGCTGAAGGGAAAAGCGGTACAGCTGACCTTTGAACCGACCGCTTCCGAGATCGGCGTAGTCATCAGAAAGGTCCTCGCCGGGCAGCTACCATACCATCCCGAGACTCTTGCCCGACTCTTTGTTGCCGACCGCTATGAACACCTCTTTGGAAAAGGCGGTATTCTCTCATGGCTCGATAAGCATATAGCTGTCATTGGAGATCGTTATCTTTTTTCGAGTTTAGCATATCAATCCCTTGATGTCGATTTCGACATTGTGTATGAGATAAATAGCATTTTCCCCCTTCCCGAACGGCTGATCTATATAGACCTCGCTCCCGAAGAGTGCGAACGCCGCATGTCGGATCGTGATCAGCGTGATATCTTCGAAACTCTTGCTTTACAGGAACGGGTGCGTGAACGCTATGAGCATACCCTTGACCTTTATGCCAAGAGAAGGATGAAGATTCATCGTCTCGACGGAACACTTGCGAAAGAGGTGCTTGCCGAAAAAGTGTGGAGTATTGTGCGCGACGGTCGATAA